Within Gammaproteobacteria bacterium, the genomic segment GCTCCAGGTCGCCCGACTCCATATATATGGAGAGGGCAGTGTGAGACGCAACAGAGCAAAAACGGAGTAGCACCGTGTCCAAGGCAAAATTCGAGCGTACCAAACCGCACGTGAACGTTGGCACCATCGGTCACGTCGACCATGGCAAGACCACGCTGACCGCGGCCTTGACCGTGGTGCAGGCGAAGAAGTTCGGCGGTGAGGCGA encodes:
- a CDS encoding GTP-binding protein, whose amino-acid sequence is MSKAKFERTKPHVNVGTIGHVDHGKTTLTAALTVVQAKKFGGEA